GAATTTCGATCACATCGAATTCAACCAAGCTAGATAGCCCGTAATATATTCAAATGAACAAATCTATTTTTCTTATTTTAGTTTCAATTATGCTTATATTGTTGATAGCTTGTGAGGAAGAATCCTCCGAAGAACCGGCTGATGCTCCACAAAAAGATGAAAGCGAACAGCGAGAAGACACCTCATCGAGTGAGGAACCCGCTGAGGAAGCAGACGATGCTGACGAACCCTCTTCCCAAGAGGAGCAAAAAGCACTTGAAATAAACACAGACCTGGACCTTGATTCATATCCCACTGAAAGCACAGAGTGGGGTGAGAATGTCACAGGTGTAAAAAACAAATTAGCAACTGATGAACAGGTGGTTGCCCTTACATTCGATGCTTGCGGAGGTCCTCATGGAAGCAAATATGATGAGGAACTGATTGAATATTTGATAGATGAAGAGATTCCTGCGACTCTTTTTGTAAATAAAAGATGGATTCTCTCCAATGAAGAATTATTTCAAGAACTAAGTGATAACCCTCTATTCCAAATAGAGAATCATGGAACCGATCACCTACCATTATCTGTAGAGGGCAAAGAAGCTTGGGGCATTGAAGGCACTGAGTCACCGGAAGATGTTTATCACGAAGTCGTTGAAAATCATCGACTGATCACTGATTTGACTGGGCAAGAACCTAGTAACTTCCGATCAGGGACTGCATTTTATGATGAAGTCGCTGTAGAAATAGTGAATGACATAGGTCTTGAAGTAGTCAATTTCGATATCTTAGGTGATGCAGGTGGAACTTACTCAAGTGATGAGGTGGAACGTTCTTTACTGGGTGCCACCGCTGGGTCCATTGCGCTTTTGCATATGAATCAACCTGAGAGCGGTACCGCCGATGGAGTTAAAAACGCCATTCCTCATATGAAAGAAAAAGGTTTTGAATTTGTACTTTTAGAAGAATACGACCTCGAATGATAGTTGTTGAATGAAAGGTTTCAATAACTATCATTTTTTTGTGAGAAAAACTTGGCTTATCGCCAAGTCCTATTGGCGAAAGCCCTTGTTTTTCACATACTTTAATCCTTTAACAAAGTTAAACAATTTTAAAGTGTGAAATATTTATTTCAGATTACGAAATATTCTTTAATCGAAATAAAAATCGTGGTATACTATTTTTGTAATTCTATTGAATATTTGCACATTTAATTATCAGAAAATTTCGAAGTATATCGAGGAGGATTTACAATGACACAAACAACTTACCCACAAGTATGGGATTTAGATGTATTTTTCAAAGGTGGAAGTGAATCAAAAGAATTGCGTAACCACCTAGAGAAAGTTAAAAATCGATTAGATGAATTTGCGAAGAAACTACAATCATTTGAAACACCTACATCCAGTAGCCAAGCTGGTGAAATCGCAGACCTGATCGAAGAAGGATCCGATATCTCACTACATATTCGCCAGTCTGGAGCTTTCATCAGTTGTCTAGAAGCCCAGGACATGAAAGATAAAAAAGCTAGCGCTTTAAGAAGTGAAGTGACCGAATTATCAGCTACCTATGGCGCTGCATTTAATGCATTCCAACAAAAGCTTGCTCAGACAGAAGAGAATGTATGGAAAGACTTGCTTAATGATGAACGTTTAAAAGAGTGGGATTTTGTGCTAAACGAGTGGCGCAATAAAGCTCAAGAGCAGTTATCTGAAGATGAGGAATCATTGATCTCTGCCCTTTCGGTAGATGGTTATCATGCTTGGGGCCAAATGTATAACACGATTGTTGGAAAGATGACAGTCAATGTAACTGTTGATGGAGAAGAAAAAGAATTATCTGTCGGACAGGCTAACAATTTATTGTCCCACGATGACCCTGAAGTACGTAAAGATGTCTATGAAAAATTAGAAGCTGCTTGGAAGGATCAAGAAGATCTATTTGCCAATACACTCAATCATTTAGCTGGCTTCCGCTTGAACGTATACAAAAAGCGTGGCTGGGAGAATGTTTTGAAAGAGCCTTTGGACATCAACCGTATGGAACAAAAGACTTTAGATGCTATGTGGGGGGCCATTTCGAAGCATAAAGATCCATTCGCTAAATTCTTGAATCGCAAAGCTCAGTTGCTCGGTAAAGAAAAGTTGGAATGGTATGACCTCGGGGCTTCCACCCAATCGAATAAAGAGAAATTATCATATGATGAAGGAGCTCAATTCATCTTGAAGCATTTCGAGAAATTCAGCCCGGAAATGGCGAAGTTTTCGAAGCGTGCTTTCGAAGAAGGTTGGATTGAAGCTGAAGATCGTTCTGGAAAACGCCCTGGTGGATTCTGTACTGGTTTCCCATTAGACGAACAATCCCGAATTTTCATGACTTACAGTGGATCGATGTCTAATGTAGCGACATTAGCTCACGAATTAGGTCACGCATTCCACTCGCATGCTTTAAAAACGGTTCATCCTTTGAATCGCCGTTATGCGATGAATGTTGCTGAAACAGCATCAACTTTCGCTGAAATGATTGTTGCCGATGCATCTGTCAAAGAAGCATCATCTGAGAAAGATAAGATTGCTTTATTAGAAGATAAAATCCAACGAAGTGTTGCATTCTTCATGAATATCCATTCTCGTTTCTTATTCGAGACACGTTTCTATGAAGAGCGCAAAAATGGCTTTGTTCCAGCAGAGCGTCTGAACGAATTGACTGACGAAGCACAGCGTGAAGCATACAAAGGTGCGGTACAATCGACTAGCCCTAGTTATTGGTCGAACAAACTGCATTTCCATATAACTGGTGTACCATTCTACAACTTCCCGTACACATTCGGGTACCTTTTCTCGCTAAGTATTTATGCAAAAGCTTTAGAGGAAGGTACTGATTATGAGGAACAATACATCGCACTTCTTAGGGACACAGCTACAATGTCTGTTGAAGATCTAGCGATGAAGCACCTAGGAGAAGACATCACTCAAGAAGCATTCTGGGAAAAAGGAATCGAACTTTGCAAAAGTGATGTCGATGAATATTTATCACTCACTGATAAATAATAAAAGCGTAAGCGTCCGGTTATCAACGTATCAATTGGAGAAGAGAAACAAGAAATATAGGAACCACCGTGAGTGTGCGAACGGATGTTGACTTATTGATGGATTCTCTTTGAAATTGACTAGTTGATGGGCGCTGCAGCTAGACAGTATAAAATTACTTGTTACTTGCTTACCCCCATAAGCAAAGATAATAGATATAACGCCCGAGGATGTCTGTCCCTCGGGCGTTTTTATGTTCAATATCATGGATTCAATTTCTTTTCGTAATAACAGTAATTGGTCTCGTGTCCTCCAATAGCAGCAGTTTGCACTAGGTTATACCCTGATTTGATAAATAACTTTTGGGCTGAGGGATTATGTTCGTTGGTATCGGTACAAATATAATAAACTCCGTTGTCCATCGCCACTTTTTCTGCGAATTGATAAAATTGATGACCAATTCCTTCATTTTGGGCTAAAGGATCAACTGCTAACCTCTTCAGACAGTAGTAGGGTTCGTCATACGTCCAGGGAATTTCTTCGTACTCATGGTGCCCTTGATCACTTATACAGATAACTCCACGTATACTTCCATCACTATCGAATACGTATAACCTACCGTTATGTAAATCTTCTTCATAATGTTTAACCGTCGGGTAATGCTCATCCCATTGCTCAATACCTTCTTGTTTCATCTTCAATTTAACTCGCTCGATCATTTCTCCGATCGCCTGCAAGTCAGTTCTCGTCGCTGCTCTGATCATCTTTGTCACCTCGTAAAAAGTTTAATCAAAAAAAATGGTTTAATCAATCGGTTGACATTCAAATCATCATTTGAATATAATACAATCAAACGATCATTTGAATGAAATGAGGTAAACTCAATGAAATTACCGAATTGTACATCAGAAGTAAGCGAAGAATCACTTCAACATATATATAAAGAACTAGCATCGGTACCCACAGAAAGTGTAGCAAAGCTGTTCAAGGTTTTATCTGACGAAACAAGAGTAAAAATCGCCCATGCATTAACAATTGAAAAGGAACTGTGTGTCTGCGATGTCGCTGCCATCACTGAAACGACAGTGGCATCAACTTCTCACCATTTAAGAACACTAAAGAAACACGGTTTAGCAAAGGTACGTCGTAAAGGTAAAAATGTTTATTATTCCCTCGACGACCACCATGTCCATGATCTGATTAAAATCGCAGTCGAACACCAGGAAGAATTGGAGGAATAACATTGGCTAAAGAAACTTATTATGTACAAGGAATGTCATGCACTTCATGTGCTCAAACGTTTGAAAATAACGTCAAAAATTTAAAGACAGTTGAAAATGCCGATGTTAACTTCGGCGCTTCTAAAATAACAGTACACGGCTCTGCCTCTATTGAGGAACTGGAGAAAGCTGGAGCCTTCGAAAACCTACAAGTTTCCACTCAATTGAGCGAGAAAGAAGCAATGAATATTCACTCGATCCTACGTGACCACTGGAATGTCCTTACTTCATTCCTTCTGCTATTGGTTGGCTTAGTGGGATTCTTTACATTGGGTGATGAACATCCGCTGACGATAGGAACTTTTTTAGCTGCAATCGTAATTGGTGGATATGACCTATTGATTGCAGGAGCCAAGAACCTAGTGAAGCTCAGGTTCGATATGAAAACATTGATGACCATTGCCGTGATCGGTGCAATTATAATTGGCGAATGGGTAGAAGCATCGATTGTCGTCATTTTATTCGCAATTAGTGAAGCATTAGAAAAATTTTCGATGGACCAAGCAAGATCTTCTATTCAATCACTGATTAAGTTGGCTCCGAATGAGGCGACGGTCCGCCGTGGTGGAGAGGAATTCGTAGTCAATGTCGATGATTTACAAAAAGACGATATCGTTCTCGTCAAACCTGGAGAAAAGCTACCGATTGACGGAAAGATAGAATCGGGAGAATCGTCTATAAACCAGGCTGCGATTACTGGTGAATCGATGCCTATTCATAAGAAGGTCGATGACAATGTTTTCGCAGGTACGTTGAACGAAGAAGGATTCCTTGAAGTACGTGTCACCAAACTCGTCAAAGACACGACGCTTGCTAAGATCATCCACATGGTTGAGGAAGCACAGAACGATAAAGCGCCAGCTCAACAATTCGTTGACCGTTTTGCAAAATACTATACTCCTTTCATTATGTTAGTAGCACTTGCTGTGGCAACTTTACCACCTCTTTTTCTATCAAGTGGATATGAACTGTGGATCTACCAAGGGCTTGCCGTTCTTGTGGTAGGTTGCCCATGTGCACTCGTCATATCAACACCTGTAGCAATTGTCACAGCGATTGGTAGCGCTGCTCGAAACGGGGTTCTGATCAAAGGTGGAGCCTATTTAGAAACTTTAGGAAAGGTCAAAGCGATCGCTTTCGACAAAACAGGAACAATCACTCGAGGCGAGCCTGTCGTGCAACAAGTAGAATGGGTGGATTCAGCTGTAAATCAATCAGATCTTCTCACTGCAGCTTATGAGTTGGAGAAACGTTCACAGCATCCATTAGCTCAATCAATCATGCGTTACGTAGATTCAGAGATAGAGCGATCACAATCACTTCCTGTTGAAAATTTTCATTCTACGACAGGAAAAGGAATAGCCGGTCGTATCGGAAACAACCACTATAAAGTTGGCAGCCCAAGTATGTATGAGAATTTATCTGCCGAAATCACAACTCAAATTGACCAAATGAGAATGTCCGGTCAGACGGTCATTCTGCTTGCCAAAAATGATGAAGTTAAAGCATTATTCGGAATTGCTGATGAAATCAGGGAACATTCTCCTAAGGTCATCGAGCAACTGAAAAGACTCGGCGTCAAAGAGTCGATTTTACTGACTGGGGATCACAACAGAACTGCACAAGCGATCAGTGAAAAAGTCGGGATCAAACGCTATCTAGCCGATTTACTTCCTGACGATAAGCAAGACCAAATAAAGAAACTCCAAGAAGAATATGGTGGAGTAGCTATGGTCGGTGATGGCGTGAATGATGCCCCTGCTTTAGCAACTTCTGACGTCGGTATTGCCATGGGAGGAGCTGGTACTGATACAGCTCTAGAAACTGCAGATATCGCCTTAATGGGTGATGATATCGAGAAACTCCCATTCACTGTTAAACTCAGTCGCCGAGCATTGAACATCATTAAACAGAACATCGCTTTCGCATTAGGAATAAAAATAATTGCCCTTCTGTTAGTCGTTCCAGGATGGCTTACTCTATGGATCGCCATTCTAGCAGACGTCGGTGCAACACTACTTGTCACATTCAATGGAATGAGATTATTGAAGAACGAACGAAAAGCCAACTAGATTGCTAGTTGGCTTTTTTATATGGCGCTTTTATCGTTTAGTGTTGATTTTATCTAGAAAACTTCGTATGGAGGAGAAACACGTGAAGCGGAGACGCCTGAGGGATCAGCCAGCGCAGTGCGAAAATCCATTTTTCCGAAATTGCAATGGAGTAAAAATTAGTTGAGCGCAAGCCCCTAGGGACGGCTAAAGTCCGTTACGTCCTGTAACGAACGCCGTCATTAAACCATCCAGGTCGTCACAAGCTTCCGCTTTTAAGCGTTTTGACAATATCAACAATGGACTTTAACTGAGACTTTTATATAGTAAAGTTGATTTTAGGTCGACATAATCTCTTCAATTTGTTCAATCAATATTTTCATTTCAGCATCCGTCCCGATAGAGATGCGAATATACCCATCAATCTTCGGTTGGTTAAAATAACGTACATAGATGCCACGTTCCTTCAAGCTCTCATATAAAATTCTCGCGGTCGTTCTGGCAGGCTTCACAAATAGAAAATTCGACTTTGAATCTGTCATATTGAAACCTAGTGAACGTAATTCTCCAGAAGCCCATTCACGCGTCTGAATTACTTGGTTAATAATATGAGAATAGTATGTCTCATCCTCTAAAGCCGCTTCTGCTCCTGCTAATGACACACGATTGATCGTATAAGAATTGAATGAATTCTTGATTCTCTCCAATCCTTCAATTAGATCCTCATGCCCGACCGCATAGCCTAAACGGATTCCAGCGAGTGCATGTGATTTAGACAATGTTCGTGTAACGAGTAAATTGGGGTATGCTTTAGTTAATTTTACTGCTGTTTCAGTTCCAAACTCCACATAAGCCTCATCAACAATCACGACTTGATTTCGGTTGTTTTGGAGGATGCGTTCGATATCATCCAATGCCATAGCGACCCCGGTAGGTGCGTTCGGATTAGGAAAAATCACGCCACCAACTGAATCATATAGACCTTCTACATCGATTGAAAGATCAGCATTCAAAGGAACCTTTTGAAAAGAGATATCATAAAGGTTCGAATATACTGGGTAGAAGCTATAAGTTATCTCTGGAAACTTGATGGTTTCGTTCGGTTCGAAAAAAGC
Above is a window of Halalkalibacillus sediminis DNA encoding:
- a CDS encoding polysaccharide deacetylase family protein — its product is MLILLIACEEESSEEPADAPQKDESEQREDTSSSEEPAEEADDADEPSSQEEQKALEINTDLDLDSYPTESTEWGENVTGVKNKLATDEQVVALTFDACGGPHGSKYDEELIEYLIDEEIPATLFVNKRWILSNEELFQELSDNPLFQIENHGTDHLPLSVEGKEAWGIEGTESPEDVYHEVVENHRLITDLTGQEPSNFRSGTAFYDEVAVEIVNDIGLEVVNFDILGDAGGTYSSDEVERSLLGATAGSIALLHMNQPESGTADGVKNAIPHMKEKGFEFVLLEEYDLE
- a CDS encoding M3 family oligoendopeptidase; this encodes MTQTTYPQVWDLDVFFKGGSESKELRNHLEKVKNRLDEFAKKLQSFETPTSSSQAGEIADLIEEGSDISLHIRQSGAFISCLEAQDMKDKKASALRSEVTELSATYGAAFNAFQQKLAQTEENVWKDLLNDERLKEWDFVLNEWRNKAQEQLSEDEESLISALSVDGYHAWGQMYNTIVGKMTVNVTVDGEEKELSVGQANNLLSHDDPEVRKDVYEKLEAAWKDQEDLFANTLNHLAGFRLNVYKKRGWENVLKEPLDINRMEQKTLDAMWGAISKHKDPFAKFLNRKAQLLGKEKLEWYDLGASTQSNKEKLSYDEGAQFILKHFEKFSPEMAKFSKRAFEEGWIEAEDRSGKRPGGFCTGFPLDEQSRIFMTYSGSMSNVATLAHELGHAFHSHALKTVHPLNRRYAMNVAETASTFAEMIVADASVKEASSEKDKIALLEDKIQRSVAFFMNIHSRFLFETRFYEERKNGFVPAERLNELTDEAQREAYKGAVQSTSPSYWSNKLHFHITGVPFYNFPYTFGYLFSLSIYAKALEEGTDYEEQYIALLRDTATMSVEDLAMKHLGEDITQEAFWEKGIELCKSDVDEYLSLTDK
- a CDS encoding GNAT family N-acetyltransferase, whose amino-acid sequence is MIRAATRTDLQAIGEMIERVKLKMKQEGIEQWDEHYPTVKHYEEDLHNGRLYVFDSDGSIRGVICISDQGHHEYEEIPWTYDEPYYCLKRLAVDPLAQNEGIGHQFYQFAEKVAMDNGVYYICTDTNEHNPSAQKLFIKSGYNLVQTAAIGGHETNYCYYEKKLNP
- a CDS encoding ArsR/SmtB family transcription factor — its product is MKLPNCTSEVSEESLQHIYKELASVPTESVAKLFKVLSDETRVKIAHALTIEKELCVCDVAAITETTVASTSHHLRTLKKHGLAKVRRKGKNVYYSLDDHHVHDLIKIAVEHQEELEE
- a CDS encoding heavy metal translocating P-type ATPase, with the protein product MTLAKETYYVQGMSCTSCAQTFENNVKNLKTVENADVNFGASKITVHGSASIEELEKAGAFENLQVSTQLSEKEAMNIHSILRDHWNVLTSFLLLLVGLVGFFTLGDEHPLTIGTFLAAIVIGGYDLLIAGAKNLVKLRFDMKTLMTIAVIGAIIIGEWVEASIVVILFAISEALEKFSMDQARSSIQSLIKLAPNEATVRRGGEEFVVNVDDLQKDDIVLVKPGEKLPIDGKIESGESSINQAAITGESMPIHKKVDDNVFAGTLNEEGFLEVRVTKLVKDTTLAKIIHMVEEAQNDKAPAQQFVDRFAKYYTPFIMLVALAVATLPPLFLSSGYELWIYQGLAVLVVGCPCALVISTPVAIVTAIGSAARNGVLIKGGAYLETLGKVKAIAFDKTGTITRGEPVVQQVEWVDSAVNQSDLLTAAYELEKRSQHPLAQSIMRYVDSEIERSQSLPVENFHSTTGKGIAGRIGNNHYKVGSPSMYENLSAEITTQIDQMRMSGQTVILLAKNDEVKALFGIADEIREHSPKVIEQLKRLGVKESILLTGDHNRTAQAISEKVGIKRYLADLLPDDKQDQIKKLQEEYGGVAMVGDGVNDAPALATSDVGIAMGGAGTDTALETADIALMGDDIEKLPFTVKLSRRALNIIKQNIAFALGIKIIALLLVVPGWLTLWIAILADVGATLLVTFNGMRLLKNERKAN
- the hisC gene encoding histidinol-phosphate transaminase, whose amino-acid sequence is MSKFWSRKVKEAKPYVPGEQPEQTDVIKLNTNENPYPPSQKTLEAMHGAINDDLRRYPTPTVSDLKRKIANREGVAPSNVFVGNGSDEVLAFVFQAFFEPNETIKFPEITYSFYPVYSNLYDISFQKVPLNADLSIDVEGLYDSVGGVIFPNPNAPTGVAMALDDIERILQNNRNQVVIVDEAYVEFGTETAVKLTKAYPNLLVTRTLSKSHALAGIRLGYAVGHEDLIEGLERIKNSFNSYTINRVSLAGAEAALEDETYYSHIINQVIQTREWASGELRSLGFNMTDSKSNFLFVKPARTTARILYESLKERGIYVRYFNQPKIDGYIRISIGTDAEMKILIEQIEEIMST